One Paenibacillus sp. FSL H7-0737 DNA segment encodes these proteins:
- a CDS encoding N-acetyltransferase, whose amino-acid sequence MIRHSSPAGDAQVICRNAVIEDVEPLYLMIEEYAQRGIMLPRSRQALTRQIDQFVVAEIGGRFVGCGSLFRLGNDLVEIRSIGLNDEGKGKGVGSMILEKLVEEARNQKIPKVMALTYAVDFFLRNGFEVVEKEIFPEKVWTDCVNCKKQHACDEIAVLKMLN is encoded by the coding sequence ATGATCCGCCATTCGTCTCCAGCAGGAGACGCACAGGTGATTTGCAGAAATGCTGTGATAGAAGATGTTGAACCGTTGTATCTGATGATAGAAGAATACGCACAGCGCGGGATCATGTTGCCCCGTTCCAGGCAGGCGCTGACACGCCAGATCGATCAATTCGTTGTTGCAGAAATTGGCGGCAGATTCGTTGGCTGTGGGTCACTCTTCAGACTCGGGAATGATCTTGTAGAGATTCGCTCGATCGGTCTGAATGACGAAGGTAAGGGCAAAGGTGTAGGCTCAATGATTTTAGAGAAGTTGGTTGAGGAAGCCAGAAACCAGAAAATCCCTAAGGTCATGGCACTAACCTACGCCGTAGATTTCTTTCTTAGAAACGGATTCGAAGTTGTTGAGAAAGAGATTTTTCCCGAAAAGGTATGGACAGATTGCGTGAATTGTAAAAAGCAGCATGCCTGCGATGAAATAGCAGTACTTAAGATGCTGAACTGA
- a CDS encoding S8 family serine peptidase — protein sequence MKRTFKHSIQKFGIGAASFGLAVSVLFPSAAFANSSLETSTNLANNVQSQSVTPHNYAGVLKGSAPVSVIVELTNKPVSVYENEAKTSSLRSSVSLQRSKIISEHKSFISSAQKIDADIGFEYSEIFNGYSITLPANQVNKLLELPGVAAVYPNDEVHALADSLEVATLPVTRSYSDSGNLIGADTLHALGYTGEGVQVAVVDTGIDKNHPLLKDNYKGGYDAYDQDNDPSETPPDANFPPKNGSPYETSHGTHVAGTILDVAPEVDLYAYRVLGPYGSGPTAVVIAGIEKAVADGADIINLSLGSDVNQSYSASSIAIDNAIKSGVNVVVAAGNAGPDVGTLGEPAGSQLALSVGASTTPVNTPFFDIGDVKKIPGTLATYSPDLVDNIAGSKIVYAGLGGTSDYTNLDVKDKVVLVDRGVLSFGDKSLNAKAAGAKLVLIANNTTGEISPTLGAPGNYVPTYGITQADGKKIKAQLDAAKDIISYYIGLEVNQLANFSSMGPGMPDYLIKPDVVAPGVSINSTIPSWNGDYEHAYGLKSGTSMATPHVVGAVALLLSENSDLKPNEIKALLMNNADPIFNRDGNPYSLYQQGAGLINLEKSVNAKSIAKVGESLISGLPGTVEIPYYTGSLSFGLLSKGASVTKSVYVEDFNKNGSTYTLSSKWLTEVPDDISINIAPNSVTSGVDQYAQFTLKVSDTAKEGAYEGILFLTSDTETLRLPFNALVGDKFNLEPVNQLSFESPQISPNGDGRSDDTTFTFSVNEELDGISFVASPIDAPATVLGEVYSIDEKVYRGVYEITNWDGTLTDLETSAKSTLADGHYYITPVLPNGQLLENQKTEFTIDTEKPLVSGITLEEYEREAPTDPGAAQISGFIDDDLMAYYISNTQPIGNWFTVYAEGKHYDGNTYKFGGVIASNGAFSIDVPVNEGLNEYKIYVVDKVGNGADDDDYAQRLLYSTGDGIFNVTPSLSAATIDVGQPVTVDLGYSVTDEVYGVYGASFAVIYDDSLETPVIQPSVQLATYQEENFSGIPLTEFSQTYDLEDGRKLTQYSVNLSGGAYHGSGSLGKITFKPTVEGAYSLELYDVQIWNAATTSTIPSGVRTVSVSVKTPETPKPTPTPSTDSYVPTATSAPASGIALKSGKLVETADPAGGKSSAVFNILDTALANSIQNAKDKTSVLDLSDVSFNKYSQVVVTLTPAQAEQLKKSENALRLNGNGFNVLIPAATLPDFINSNGLTLTISLTDAGNTAVLAGSSAALNIGSSILTIKNGWTTGKPIILQLNLKASSLHDARKTAAYVESKDHKWSYLLPGSISKEGILQFNVTGDGSYSAASRKISFKDIGTHWAQTDIEILASHGIIAGKGADGSFKPADTLNQAELLTLFDRLLGKGDTWSTRIKESGSRDVLTREEAALIIAKALGADLTVAKTPLSFKDADNIAAEARNAVAYAVTKGYLKGVTADSFNPQGTLTRAQAATILSRVLEDLRSSNNI from the coding sequence TTGAAACGTACCTTTAAACACTCTATTCAAAAATTTGGTATTGGGGCGGCGAGCTTCGGACTGGCTGTTTCTGTCCTTTTTCCATCCGCTGCATTTGCGAACTCATCCCTTGAAACATCAACTAACCTAGCTAATAATGTACAGTCTCAAAGTGTGACCCCTCATAACTACGCGGGTGTGCTCAAAGGTTCAGCACCAGTATCCGTGATCGTGGAATTAACTAATAAACCAGTCAGTGTGTATGAAAATGAGGCTAAAACTTCTTCTTTACGATCCTCAGTCTCCTTACAACGCAGTAAAATTATCTCAGAGCATAAAAGCTTTATTTCCTCAGCGCAGAAAATCGATGCCGACATCGGTTTTGAATACAGTGAGATTTTTAACGGATATTCCATTACTCTGCCAGCCAATCAAGTAAACAAGCTGTTAGAGCTTCCGGGCGTTGCAGCTGTTTATCCAAATGATGAAGTACATGCGTTAGCAGACAGTCTAGAGGTAGCGACTTTGCCTGTTACACGTTCTTATTCGGACAGTGGCAATCTTATAGGTGCGGATACACTACATGCATTAGGTTACACAGGAGAAGGGGTACAGGTAGCGGTTGTAGATACCGGCATCGATAAAAACCACCCTTTATTAAAGGATAATTATAAGGGCGGTTACGATGCCTATGATCAGGATAATGATCCGTCAGAAACACCTCCTGATGCCAACTTCCCTCCAAAAAATGGTAGCCCATATGAAACCTCGCATGGCACTCATGTAGCAGGTACAATTTTGGATGTTGCACCTGAGGTGGATTTGTACGCGTATCGCGTACTTGGCCCTTACGGTTCCGGTCCAACAGCGGTTGTAATCGCGGGTATTGAGAAAGCGGTCGCTGATGGAGCCGATATAATTAACCTCTCCCTGGGCTCTGATGTTAACCAAAGCTATTCCGCAAGTTCAATCGCGATAGACAACGCCATAAAGTCGGGCGTGAATGTTGTAGTTGCCGCCGGTAACGCTGGACCGGATGTAGGAACATTGGGCGAACCTGCTGGATCTCAACTCGCACTTAGTGTAGGTGCTTCTACTACCCCAGTGAATACCCCATTCTTTGATATTGGCGATGTTAAAAAAATTCCAGGGACCTTAGCAACTTACTCCCCAGACTTAGTTGATAATATAGCTGGCAGTAAGATCGTTTACGCTGGTCTTGGAGGTACTTCCGATTACACAAATTTGGACGTCAAAGATAAGGTAGTCCTTGTCGATCGAGGTGTGCTGAGTTTCGGAGATAAATCTCTAAATGCCAAAGCAGCTGGAGCCAAACTTGTCCTAATTGCTAATAATACTACTGGTGAAATCTCTCCCACCCTTGGTGCGCCTGGGAATTACGTTCCTACCTACGGAATTACTCAAGCAGATGGCAAAAAGATAAAAGCTCAATTGGATGCTGCTAAAGATATCATCAGTTACTATATAGGGCTTGAAGTCAATCAGTTAGCAAACTTCAGCTCAATGGGTCCGGGGATGCCGGATTATCTAATCAAACCTGATGTTGTTGCGCCAGGGGTCAGTATCAACTCCACAATTCCTAGCTGGAATGGTGATTACGAACACGCTTATGGCTTAAAAAGCGGCACCAGCATGGCAACCCCACATGTTGTAGGAGCTGTAGCTTTGCTACTGAGTGAAAACTCTGATCTTAAGCCAAATGAAATTAAAGCACTGCTAATGAACAATGCTGATCCTATCTTTAACCGTGATGGGAATCCTTACTCACTGTATCAACAAGGTGCAGGTTTAATTAATCTGGAGAAATCGGTAAACGCTAAATCCATCGCTAAAGTCGGAGAGAGCTTAATTAGCGGCCTTCCTGGGACTGTAGAAATCCCTTATTACACAGGTTCCTTATCCTTTGGCTTGCTCTCAAAGGGAGCTAGTGTAACGAAATCAGTCTATGTGGAAGATTTTAATAAGAATGGATCAACCTATACTCTATCCAGCAAATGGCTTACAGAAGTGCCTGATGACATTAGTATTAATATTGCACCAAACAGCGTTACCTCAGGTGTAGATCAATATGCACAATTTACACTAAAGGTATCTGACACCGCAAAAGAGGGTGCATATGAAGGGATCCTGTTCCTAACCTCTGATACTGAAACTCTTCGTCTTCCCTTTAATGCACTTGTCGGCGATAAATTCAACTTAGAGCCTGTTAATCAGCTTTCATTTGAAAGTCCACAGATCTCTCCTAATGGGGATGGACGCTCAGACGACACCACCTTTACCTTCTCTGTCAATGAAGAACTGGATGGCATAAGTTTCGTAGCCTCTCCAATAGATGCTCCTGCGACAGTTTTAGGTGAAGTTTATTCTATCGATGAAAAGGTCTATCGTGGCGTTTACGAGATTACAAATTGGGATGGAACGTTAACAGACCTGGAGACCTCCGCCAAGTCCACTTTAGCAGATGGTCATTACTACATCACTCCTGTGCTTCCTAATGGGCAACTGCTCGAGAATCAAAAGACCGAGTTCACAATTGATACCGAGAAGCCATTAGTTTCCGGCATCACACTTGAGGAGTATGAACGTGAAGCGCCAACCGATCCTGGTGCGGCTCAAATCAGCGGTTTTATTGATGATGACCTAATGGCCTATTATATTTCTAATACACAACCTATTGGAAATTGGTTTACCGTGTACGCCGAAGGTAAACATTATGATGGGAATACTTATAAATTCGGTGGAGTAATTGCAAGTAATGGTGCTTTTTCCATTGACGTTCCTGTTAACGAGGGGCTTAATGAGTACAAAATCTATGTGGTTGATAAAGTAGGTAATGGCGCGGACGACGATGATTATGCTCAGCGACTGCTTTATAGCACAGGAGATGGTATTTTCAATGTAACTCCGTCTCTATCTGCAGCCACCATTGATGTGGGACAACCGGTAACCGTTGATCTTGGGTATTCCGTGACAGATGAGGTTTATGGCGTCTATGGAGCTTCATTCGCTGTCATTTACGACGATTCCCTTGAAACACCGGTAATCCAGCCAAGCGTACAACTGGCTACGTATCAAGAGGAGAATTTCTCAGGTATTCCACTTACAGAATTCTCACAAACCTATGATCTAGAAGACGGCCGCAAACTGACACAGTATAGCGTCAATCTGTCAGGTGGTGCTTATCACGGCTCTGGCTCACTAGGCAAAATAACCTTCAAACCTACAGTAGAAGGAGCCTATTCCCTCGAGCTGTATGATGTGCAGATCTGGAATGCTGCTACAACATCAACAATCCCATCTGGTGTGAGAACGGTAAGCGTAAGTGTTAAGACACCTGAAACACCGAAGCCAACACCAACTCCATCAACTGATTCATATGTACCTACGGCAACCAGTGCTCCCGCTTCTGGAATCGCATTGAAATCTGGGAAGCTAGTAGAGACTGCAGATCCAGCAGGTGGCAAGTCTTCAGCGGTGTTCAACATCTTAGACACTGCATTAGCAAATTCGATCCAGAATGCAAAAGATAAAACTTCTGTACTTGATCTTAGCGATGTAAGCTTCAATAAATATAGCCAAGTTGTTGTTACTCTTACCCCGGCCCAAGCCGAGCAGTTAAAGAAATCGGAGAATGCGCTCCGCCTAAATGGTAATGGGTTCAATGTACTTATTCCAGCGGCGACACTTCCGGATTTCATCAACAGCAACGGCTTAACCCTTACGATTAGTCTGACCGATGCGGGCAACACAGCAGTTTTAGCAGGTAGCTCAGCAGCATTAAATATCGGTTCTTCCATTCTCACTATCAAAAATGGTTGGACAACCGGAAAGCCGATCATCCTTCAGCTTAATCTAAAAGCCAGCAGTCTTCATGATGCACGAAAGACTGCCGCTTATGTAGAATCAAAGGATCATAAATGGTCCTATCTACTACCTGGTTCTATCTCTAAAGAAGGGATTCTACAGTTTAACGTTACTGGTGACGGTTCTTACAGTGCAGCATCCCGAAAAATAAGCTTTAAAGATATTGGCACACACTGGGCTCAAACCGATATCGAAATCCTTGCTTCACATGGTATCATTGCCGGCAAAGGAGCCGATGGCAGCTTTAAGCCTGCTGACACTTTAAATCAGGCAGAGCTTCTAACGCTCTTCGACCGTCTACTTGGAAAAGGTGACACTTGGAGTACTCGCATCAAAGAAAGTGGATCTCGTGATGTGCTGACTCGCGAGGAAGCAGCTCTTATCATCGCTAAGGCTCTTGGTGCTGATCTTACAGTAGCCAAGACACCTTTAAGCTTTAAGGATGCCGATAACATCGCTGCGGAGGCACGCAACGCTGTAGCCTATGCTGTAACCAAAGGTTATCTCAAAGGTGTTACTGCGGACAGCTTCAATCCACAAGGTACATTGACTCGTGCACAAGCAGCAACAATTCTGAGCCGTGTGCTAGAGGACCTACGTTCTTCGAACAACATCTAG
- a CDS encoding methyl-accepting chemotaxis protein, which yields MGMVHSQGVTDELVVRSLEKNLAIIRFDLERRVAYVNDVFASSMGYNKEEMYGMHHKEFCFPHFVNSPGYELFWQDLFSGKSVQDKIERMDAKGNAVWLEATYMPVFDENNEQVIGVSKIATNITDRQNNMSVVVQRMKEMSDSLNHRAEKGIERSQELLLSIDKIAEVSIENTQTLANLETQAVSIQGIVQTIRNIASQTQLLALNAAIEAAHAGEFGRGFDVVAKEVRKLSSMVQDSIIQVKDSVDAITLEINKISKGTNQVQENIEASQQQIQIAVDDFNNISSSAQDLDTQAREVMNII from the coding sequence ATGGGAATGGTACACTCTCAGGGAGTTACCGATGAGCTTGTTGTCCGATCTTTAGAAAAAAATTTAGCGATTATAAGGTTTGATCTTGAGCGACGAGTGGCTTATGTGAATGACGTTTTTGCTAGTTCGATGGGGTATAACAAAGAAGAGATGTATGGTATGCATCATAAAGAGTTTTGCTTTCCTCACTTTGTAAATAGCCCGGGCTATGAGCTGTTCTGGCAGGATCTTTTTTCAGGAAAAAGTGTTCAGGATAAGATCGAACGAATGGATGCAAAAGGAAATGCGGTATGGCTGGAAGCTACATATATGCCTGTCTTTGATGAAAATAATGAACAGGTCATTGGCGTATCTAAGATAGCGACTAATATCACGGATCGACAAAATAACATGAGTGTTGTGGTACAGCGGATGAAAGAGATGTCGGACAGCTTAAATCATAGAGCCGAGAAAGGCATTGAACGTAGTCAAGAACTATTGCTGAGTATCGATAAAATAGCCGAAGTATCCATTGAAAATACACAGACTCTAGCTAATCTGGAGACACAAGCGGTATCGATTCAGGGAATTGTACAAACTATTCGTAACATTGCTTCGCAAACGCAACTGTTAGCGCTTAACGCAGCAATTGAAGCGGCACATGCCGGGGAGTTTGGGCGTGGTTTTGACGTGGTTGCAAAAGAAGTTAGGAAGCTATCTTCCATGGTGCAGGATTCGATCATTCAAGTGAAAGATAGTGTGGATGCCATTACGCTGGAAATCAATAAGATCTCCAAAGGAACAAACCAGGTGCAAGAAAATATAGAAGCTAGTCAACAGCAGATTCAAATAGCCGTAGATGATTTCAATAATATTTCTTCCTCAGCCCAGGATTTAGATACACAAGCACGAGAGGTTATGAATATCATTTAA
- the dnaK gene encoding molecular chaperone DnaK has protein sequence MSKVIGIDLGTTNSCVAVMEGGEAVVIPNPEGARTTPSVVGFKKDGERIVGETAKRQAITNPDRTISSVKRHMGTNHKESIDGKDYSPQEISAMILQKLKSDAEAYLGQTVTQAVITVPAYFNDSQRQATKDAGKIAGLEVLRIVNEPTAAALAYGLEKSEDQTILVYDLGGGTFDVSILELGDGFFEVKATSGDNKLGGDDFDQVVMDHLVSEFKKEQGIDLSKDKSAVQRLKDAAEKAKKELSGVLTTTISLPFITVVDGVPQHLEINLTRAKFDELTAGLVERTLGPTRQALSDAGMTPADLTRIVLVGGSTRIPAVQDAIKKLTGKDPHKGVNPDEVVALGAAVQAGVLTGDVKDVVLLDVTPLSLGIETAGGVFTKMIERNTTIPTSKSQVFSTFADNQPSVEIHVLQGERQMANGNKTLGRFMLNEIPPAPRGVPQIEVSFDIDANGIVNVSATDKGTNKSQKITITSSSGLSDAEVEQMMKDAELHAEEDRKRKELVEAKNSADQLVYSTEKVIKDLGDKADASEVEKANEAKDKVKAALETDNLEEINAATEALTEIVQQLSMKLYEQAAQAEQGAEGGAGAAEGAPKKDNVVDADYEVVDEDKNQG, from the coding sequence GTGAGTAAAGTTATCGGTATTGACTTAGGAACCACGAACTCTTGCGTTGCCGTAATGGAAGGCGGCGAAGCCGTTGTAATTCCAAACCCAGAGGGCGCACGTACAACCCCTTCGGTGGTAGGTTTTAAGAAAGACGGCGAGCGTATCGTCGGTGAAACAGCTAAACGCCAAGCAATTACTAACCCTGATCGTACGATCAGCTCTGTTAAACGTCACATGGGTACTAACCATAAAGAAAGCATCGATGGTAAAGACTATTCCCCACAAGAAATTTCAGCAATGATTCTTCAAAAGCTGAAATCCGATGCAGAAGCATATCTTGGCCAAACTGTTACTCAAGCAGTTATCACAGTTCCTGCTTATTTCAATGACAGCCAACGTCAAGCTACTAAAGATGCAGGTAAAATTGCAGGCTTGGAAGTTTTGCGTATTGTGAATGAGCCAACAGCTGCAGCTTTGGCATATGGTCTGGAGAAATCCGAAGATCAAACTATCCTTGTCTATGACCTTGGTGGCGGTACGTTCGACGTATCTATCCTTGAACTGGGCGATGGATTCTTTGAAGTAAAAGCTACAAGCGGCGACAACAAACTTGGTGGCGATGACTTTGACCAAGTGGTTATGGATCATCTGGTATCCGAATTTAAGAAAGAGCAAGGTATTGATCTGAGCAAAGATAAATCTGCTGTACAACGTTTGAAAGATGCAGCTGAAAAAGCGAAGAAAGAATTGTCGGGCGTACTGACAACCACTATTTCTCTTCCGTTCATCACTGTAGTTGACGGAGTGCCTCAGCATTTGGAGATCAACTTGACTCGTGCGAAGTTTGATGAGCTTACTGCTGGTCTAGTAGAACGTACTTTGGGACCAACTCGTCAAGCATTGTCTGATGCTGGTATGACGCCTGCAGACCTTACCAGAATCGTTCTGGTTGGTGGTTCTACACGTATTCCTGCTGTACAAGATGCAATTAAGAAGCTTACAGGTAAAGATCCACACAAAGGTGTGAATCCGGATGAAGTTGTAGCTCTTGGTGCTGCTGTTCAAGCGGGTGTATTGACTGGTGATGTTAAGGACGTTGTATTGCTCGACGTAACTCCGCTTTCCCTCGGTATCGAAACTGCAGGCGGCGTGTTCACGAAGATGATCGAGCGTAACACTACAATTCCTACAAGTAAATCCCAAGTATTCTCGACCTTTGCTGACAACCAACCTAGCGTTGAGATTCACGTGCTACAAGGTGAGCGCCAAATGGCGAATGGCAACAAAACATTGGGACGCTTCATGCTGAACGAGATTCCACCAGCACCACGTGGCGTACCACAAATCGAAGTTTCTTTCGATATTGATGCCAACGGTATCGTGAATGTGTCTGCAACTGATAAAGGCACTAACAAGAGCCAAAAGATCACTATCACTTCTTCAAGCGGTCTGAGCGACGCAGAAGTAGAACAAATGATGAAGGATGCCGAGCTTCACGCTGAGGAAGACCGTAAGCGTAAAGAATTGGTAGAAGCGAAGAACAGCGCTGACCAACTCGTGTATTCCACTGAGAAAGTGATCAAAGATCTTGGTGATAAAGCTGATGCTTCCGAAGTTGAAAAAGCAAACGAAGCTAAAGATAAAGTGAAAGCAGCACTTGAAACTGACAATCTTGAAGAAATCAATGCAGCTACAGAAGCATTGACTGAGATTGTACAACAGTTGTCCATGAAGCTGTACGAACAAGCTGCTCAAGCAGAGCAAGGTGCTGAAGGTGGCGCTGGAGCTGCTGAAGGCGCTCCTAAGAAAGACAATGTAGTTGACGCTGATTATGAGGTTGTTGACGAAGATAAGAATCAAGGGTAA
- a CDS encoding YfhD family protein, which produces MDRENSQIFSKTEKMKMLYEAKAEDVEFSAAEADLEDIEAQARALEADKRQLHEIMKKE; this is translated from the coding sequence ATGGATAGAGAGAACTCGCAAATATTCTCAAAGACCGAGAAGATGAAAATGCTGTACGAGGCGAAGGCAGAGGACGTAGAGTTTTCAGCAGCGGAGGCAGATCTGGAGGATATCGAAGCCCAGGCCCGGGCGTTAGAAGCAGACAAACGTCAGCTGCATGAAATTATGAAAAAAGAATAG
- the hrcA gene encoding heat-inducible transcriptional repressor HrcA, whose protein sequence is MLTDRQRMILNAIVDDYISSAEPVGSRSISKRGDVGYSPATIRNEMADLEDLGYLEQPHTSAGRIPSHKGYRYYVDHLVPWNSAETAEMGTIRAFFAEKLNAMEQVIQHAAMILSNMTNYTSILLGPEVFHTSLRHFQLLPLDDKTAVAIIVTSTGQVENRTVNIPPEISVSEMEKVVNLLNSKLVNVPLYKLKTRLYSELGEEMQRHISHYEELMQVLDIALESDQEQRIYLSGATNMLTQPEFKDVDKVKSILDLLEETPTLLKMLAPTTGGTGIQVRIGTENNHEAFANCSLITATYSLDGQALGSIGILGPTRMEYARVMGILGILSRDLTAMLAHWYK, encoded by the coding sequence ATGTTAACTGATCGCCAGAGAATGATACTAAATGCAATTGTAGATGATTATATTTCATCGGCAGAACCAGTAGGATCTCGCAGCATTTCTAAACGGGGTGATGTAGGGTACAGTCCTGCAACTATTCGAAATGAAATGGCTGACCTAGAGGATTTGGGTTATCTCGAGCAGCCTCATACATCGGCGGGGAGAATACCTTCCCATAAAGGATACCGATATTATGTGGATCATTTGGTACCGTGGAATTCCGCCGAAACGGCAGAGATGGGCACGATCCGCGCTTTTTTTGCCGAGAAGCTGAATGCGATGGAGCAGGTAATCCAACATGCGGCGATGATTCTTTCCAATATGACGAATTACACTTCCATCCTTCTGGGACCGGAGGTTTTTCATACATCATTGCGTCATTTTCAGTTGTTACCACTAGATGATAAAACCGCTGTAGCGATTATTGTTACAAGTACGGGTCAAGTTGAGAACCGTACGGTGAACATTCCACCGGAGATATCCGTTTCCGAGATGGAGAAAGTGGTTAACCTACTGAATAGTAAGCTGGTCAATGTACCACTCTATAAGCTGAAGACTCGGCTGTATTCCGAGCTTGGCGAGGAAATGCAGCGTCACATCTCACATTATGAAGAATTAATGCAAGTGCTAGACATTGCGCTGGAAAGTGATCAAGAGCAGCGTATCTATCTTAGTGGAGCGACGAATATGCTTACACAGCCTGAGTTCAAGGATGTTGACAAGGTGAAAAGCATTCTTGATCTGCTGGAAGAGACGCCTACATTGCTCAAAATGCTGGCCCCTACAACAGGCGGCACAGGTATCCAGGTCCGAATAGGGACGGAGAACAATCATGAAGCGTTCGCTAACTGCAGTCTGATCACCGCCACTTATTCTCTTGATGGGCAGGCACTGGGGAGCATTGGTATCCTTGGTCCGACACGAATGGAATATGCAAGAGTGATGGGGATCTTGGGCATTTTATCCCGAGATTTGACAGCGATGCTGGCACACTGGTATAAGTGA
- the dnaJ gene encoding molecular chaperone DnaJ: MADKRDYYEVLGLSRDASDDEVKKAYRKLARQYHPDVNKADDAEAKFKEVKEAYDVLSDGQQRARYDQYGHIDPNQGMGGFGGGGGDFGGLGDIFDMFFGGGGRRDPNAPQRGGDLQYTMTIEFKEAVFGKETDITIPRTETCDTCYGSGAKPGTKPETCSTCHGSGQQEFVQNTPLGQMRNRRPCSHCSGTGKIIKEKCTTCSGQGKVKKQRKIHVRIPAGVDDGAQLRMTGEGEGGLRGGPAGDLYIVIRVKSHDFFVRENDDIMCEVPLTFAQAALGDEIEIPTLTEKVKLKIPAGTQTGTFFRLKGKGVPRLRGSGQGDQHVRVIVVTPSKLNDEQKDLLRQFASLNGENTHEHEQSFFDRVKRAFRGD, encoded by the coding sequence GTGGCAGATAAACGCGATTATTATGAAGTGCTTGGCCTCAGTAGAGATGCTTCAGACGACGAGGTGAAGAAAGCGTACCGGAAATTGGCGCGCCAATATCACCCAGATGTGAATAAAGCAGATGATGCTGAAGCTAAGTTTAAAGAAGTAAAAGAAGCTTACGATGTTCTTAGCGACGGACAACAACGAGCTAGATATGACCAGTATGGCCATATTGATCCTAACCAAGGTATGGGCGGCTTCGGAGGCGGCGGTGGCGACTTCGGAGGATTAGGCGATATCTTTGATATGTTCTTTGGCGGCGGCGGACGTCGTGATCCTAACGCACCACAGCGTGGTGGGGATTTGCAGTATACGATGACCATTGAATTCAAGGAAGCGGTATTCGGTAAAGAAACTGATATCACTATTCCACGTACGGAAACTTGCGATACCTGCTACGGCTCCGGGGCTAAACCGGGTACTAAACCAGAGACTTGTTCCACTTGTCATGGTAGTGGGCAACAGGAATTCGTACAGAATACACCACTTGGACAGATGCGTAATCGTCGTCCATGTTCGCATTGCAGTGGTACAGGTAAGATTATTAAGGAAAAATGTACGACTTGTAGCGGACAGGGTAAAGTTAAGAAGCAGCGCAAGATTCATGTACGCATCCCTGCCGGTGTCGATGACGGTGCGCAGCTGCGCATGACTGGCGAAGGCGAGGGCGGCTTACGCGGTGGTCCTGCTGGAGACTTGTATATTGTCATCCGTGTCAAATCGCATGATTTCTTCGTACGTGAGAACGATGATATTATGTGCGAGGTTCCACTTACGTTTGCACAAGCCGCACTTGGCGATGAGATTGAGATTCCTACCTTAACGGAAAAAGTGAAGCTGAAGATTCCTGCGGGAACGCAGACCGGTACTTTCTTCCGCCTTAAAGGTAAAGGTGTCCCACGTCTACGTGGATCTGGCCAAGGTGACCAGCATGTTAGAGTCATTGTTGTGACACCTAGCAAGCTGAATGATGAGCAAAAAGATTTGTTGCGACAGTTCGCCTCTCTAAATGGAGAAAACACACATGAGCATGAGCAATCTTTCTTTGATCGTGTGAAGCGTGCGTTCCGCGGGGACTGA
- the grpE gene encoding nucleotide exchange factor GrpE, with protein MKKEQVQDANEFKEDLINEEPEADVASETDSFTAEEISEGASDTGSEVKRLQDLADEYQGRALRAQADFDNFRRRTQKEKEELAQYATSKLVTELLSVLDNFERALVTTPSSPESEAFVKGVNMIFRQLDGVLKSEGLTAMETVGQPFNPEYHQAIMQVESEEYEEGIVTEEVQKGYLLKDKVLRPAMVKVSM; from the coding sequence TTGAAAAAGGAACAAGTTCAAGATGCTAATGAATTCAAAGAAGATTTGATAAATGAGGAACCTGAGGCTGATGTAGCTTCGGAAACCGACTCATTTACGGCAGAAGAAATTAGTGAAGGTGCTTCAGACACAGGTTCGGAGGTAAAACGTCTGCAGGATCTCGCTGATGAATATCAAGGACGTGCGCTGCGTGCGCAGGCTGATTTCGATAACTTCCGTCGTCGTACTCAGAAGGAGAAAGAAGAGTTGGCTCAATATGCCACCTCCAAGCTCGTGACTGAATTGCTTTCAGTACTGGACAATTTTGAGCGTGCTTTAGTGACTACTCCTAGCAGCCCAGAATCCGAAGCTTTCGTGAAGGGTGTTAATATGATTTTCCGTCAGCTAGATGGGGTATTGAAGTCCGAGGGACTTACGGCTATGGAAACAGTAGGACAGCCTTTTAATCCTGAATACCATCAGGCTATTATGCAGGTGGAGAGCGAGGAGTACGAAGAGGGTATCGTAACGGAAGAGGTCCAAAAGGGATACCTCCTGAAAGATAAAGTCCTTCGTCCTGCTATGGTCAAAGTCAGCATGTAA